The Clavelina lepadiformis chromosome 3, kaClaLepa1.1, whole genome shotgun sequence region TTGATTTCTATTCAAACAAATGTTTGAATAAGCACTTTTAACACTTGTTTCCCAAATTgtgttttgttgattttaatgaaataaaccGTTTATTTCCACTGCTGGCAAAAAATATGGTTGTTCAATAATAGTAGCTCTTCTAATAAGTTTTCGCACGGTGGTAGCATTTCGTCCCTGCCTTGTGGAACGTTACGTCAGACGTGGGCAAAAGTAAGAGTTTATACGTAAGTGTCGATGCCGTTTCATAAGGCCCCCAGGCAATAAACTAACGTGTCGTCGCTAAAACCTGCCCATCTGCTATTGAATTTTGATAACAAAACGTAACACCGGGCTTTTAACTTCAATACTGAGAGTTATCTTTTCATAAGTTACTAGTAAccttttttcaataaataaatgtttgtcaTAAACAAAGGATAATTTTTATCCAGCACTTTCTGTTGTTGATAAGTTAATGGCAAGTATCTATATTCAGATTAGAAAAAGAACAAGATGAACCTTTATTGGAAAGTTATAGACGTAACTGCTGTATTATATAGTAATATGCAGGTGAATGTTTCAGTACAGCTTGAGTAACAGCTACTCCTGTTTTAGTACTTTTTGTACactatttaaatatttttgtttggatTAACGTGACCAAAATGCTATTTGTTTTGTGGACTTGCagtttcttatttttattcaCGTCAGCAGGTAAACGTTCTATTGTTATCTGTATACAGTGAGAGACATTGTAGATAAACGCTAAGAAAATATGATTAACGTAAAGAACTATAGATAAACGTTTCATAGTTATATATTACATAACTAATACAGACCAACATATGTAAGTTATACCATACGCATATAATTGGCTCTTATGACGAGAACTGACTTAAAGTGAATTGGAGCTCATACTTTCATATAGCCTATattgatgttttatttaaattcagGTGCGCAACAGTGTTTGCAAAGTTACTGCATTGCCGCTCTTCAAGAAGTTAACTATCGTTGCAATGCGTTGAGCCAGCAATCCCGAAAATATTGCCAAGAATTTTGTGGAATGTGCACCGCTTCTAGTAAAGGATATTTTCTTACATAATGGGGTTGATAGCTCCTGGTTGAGTAACGTAATTGTTTAAAATCAAAACTCGTTTTAACACGTTTCTTATATCACAGGCACTAATGGAATAAATCCCCCCGCTCCCAATAATGAAGTACCCGATTTTGCGCGTCCGCCGCCTCAATCTATCCAACCTCAACCTCCTATTGTTCCAAATAATCCAAGACCATATCAACCTGAAGACCCAaacaagtaaataagaaaTGAAATAGGAATGTTTTCCGTACTCAGTGGTCCAGCGTAGATTTTGGTCCTCTTTTGCGGAAGCAAAAAAGTCCCTCCAATTTCCTTCTAAGAAAATCATGACTGTTTGCGTAAGAACCCCATAATATCCTATGTTTAAGCTTTCAATGTAATTCTAGTTGTTGTGTGAAACTGTGTTTTACGGGTATTAATTAATGATGGTAATGACTAATGACGCTGCTAAATATTGGTCGCACGTTGTCACGCGCCACACGCCTCTTGCTCCGCCACTGTCCTTACTGACCATTGTACTTATTGTCCTTTCTTTTCTATCCTTTATGTGAAACTTGTGAcaacattttactttttcgCTTAGCAATATTCCAAAGGCCCCGGATTTGCCGATGTGGAGCGTTATTCTTATTGTTGTGTTCCTTCTTGCTCTGTTTATTGGAGTCATATGCCTCTATTTTCACTGCAAGAAGAAATGTAAGAAGAAGAAGATGGAAAAAAATCGGATGCTTTTTCAAGCAACGCAAAAGTCTTATGCTTACCCGGAACAGGTGTCAGCTATTTTACGTTATAAAATAGTCgagtgtttaaattttatgacTCCTTTGCTGCACTGTGCCACCTGCGTATCAATTAGCTGTAGGTGGTAAAgcgtttattttgcaatttacagaATGGTTCAGTGTGGGGTGATAGCTACGTGAACGGAGGATACGACGCGATGGAGGAAGGAAGTGGAATGTAAGTTTGATATATGCTACAGTTAGAGTAACTTTCAGCTTCGGATAAATTCATTTGAATGCTTTAGTTTTTGTTAGTTTAATGATCTATATGCAGTTTACGGTGATTAACCTACAGACATATACAATTATGCATATGCTTTCGCCTTCCTTGAATCAAGGTAGAGCTATCGTAACAAACCTATAACTGCTGTAGTCTAATTATTATGAATCATGCTTCCGATGCATTGTTATAGATTTACTTTACCGGGAAACTCTGAAGCAAACTGGACTCATAACAACTTGAACAACGCTACAATAAGACCGGAAATAAGAGCTCACCCAAGCGTAATAATTACAGTATCAATATAAGATTttagaaaaagtttatttgctaAAATAGTACCGTTAAAGAAGTCTTTAGTTGTTGCGTTCATAGTTTGAAGGCGATTAACATTGTAAGAACGTTATATGTAGAAAGACGTCAATATAAGAAAAGAAAAGGAAACTCTAAAGAGAAAAGCCCCAGCACCTCCACCACCAGAAGGTATCTGTGATATAACACTTTTTCCATTTTACAACAACTTATACATGCTCACTTATCGCTgatgaaacattttaacgtTTGTACCTACAAAGTGTTTAACTTTTCGCAGaaacaatttatgaaaattttcctCCTCCCGAAGTCGACAAGAAGAAAAATCACACCACAAGACGAGCACCGCCCCCACCTCCTCCACAAGAGAgcgatgatgatgatgtaatTGCTTTTGCGAGATACCTGATATTGAGTATATACCTTGATACCTGTTATAAACATTAAACCCTTGGAAGCCGACTTTAAAATTAAGAATAttgtgtaataaaaatttattttgtttaggATTTAACTACGGTAATTTCGGGTTCAACAACTATTGATAACATTCCCGCCATTATGGAGGATAGGCAGCAGAAAAATGAAGGTGcagaaacaaaaacgtttcacGTTGATTTTCAAACCATCAACAAAGTTTGTGATTTACCCTTTTTTGTACTTGGAgttgttttaaatcaaatacTTATTTAGTTGCGGATCAACTGTGGCCTTTACCGCCACAGTCCGCTAAACTACCTAAACCGCCTTTAACGCCACCGAGACCCGAATCAAAAGCAACAGCTTATGCCACTGAGTCGGATAGTGCTAAGAGTCAATCTGAGAAGGAATCAACGctgtaagaaatatttttgtacgtTCATGGAAGTTGTATTGGCTATGGAGTTGTATTTTTGTATGCAGTATTGGCTGCCTTAAAAATACTCATTAATTTGCAATGCAGTGCTGCTCAGTCTGATGTAACGTCATCTGTGTGTCCGCCCGACATAGCAAACAGCGAAGCAAACTCCGAGGCTGGATTGGTGGGAATTCTTGAAAACTGGAAAGAACACTTGTTTGCCCAGAAAAACGAACTTGAAGATTATTATAACaggtaaaacaaacaaaagggTTTGCTTTCGACACATAGGCTTACCTTGAAACAGCGTGACTTGCTGCTCATATTTTAATGATATCATCATTCACCAACGCTTTGCATTGTTATTGTATAGGCTAACTGGCTACGTAGAGTCACTTGTTATTCAACCTGCTGATAGTGTTTCCAATGTTGGTGTTGACGAAGATCGCGTTCAATCACCCGAACCTCTTTATACAGCTGTGAGGAAAAGTCGAACATTGGATCACGTAACAGCTGCTTTTATTTCGTTTTATCTGGTTTATTTTGCAGTATGATAACCATTGCCTGTAGTTAATAcgttgaaaaaatgaaaccagCTTTCTTTAGCCTCGTTGTTGACATTTTACATTCAGCTACAGTTAATGTAAAATTGCTAAGTAACGATTACTAATACGTTTAGAGACAGAGGTTGCCGTCCTTTCCTAAAGCTCCCGAATCTATTAGGGATGAATGGGAGTGCGATCCATACGACATACAAAGTCAAAAAAAGGTACCACCTTTGCTATACATGTAACCGAAATGCTTCAATTCACATTTGAAGACATACAAGCGGCTTTCAAATTAAACgtcttgaaaaatgttttacaaatttgcaacttttttattaaGGTGGTAAATGATTTGAAGCAAAAGCTAGTGGAACTAGAAaatcttttacaaaatacCAGAGAATTAAGTGACGAACCAGATGAAGAATTATCAAACGAGGTATTTTGTCAAGCACGCTCTCATTATATACAATTGGtctcaaatttttttgttaagtaaCACACtactcaaacttttttttgccACCGCGAATCTGCTTACCGGTAACAGAACCTGCGCTATTACTGATTGCTTGGCGCTGGTCTTAACAATGACCTTCAAGTGAATGGTTACCTCCCTTGCGAATTTAACAACGTTAATTTTTTGTAGGATTTTGAGCCGTCAGTTTTCGACCCAGTCATCGTAAATCCTAAGCCAGTCTCTCGTCGAACCCTGCCTCCAAATTATATCGAAAACGTAAAACCAGCGAATGCAACGAGAACTTTACCCCCGAAAAAATATTCTCGTATTACAATACTGGTAAGTGTTGCTGGTGCTGCTGACAAACTACATGacatttttgtataaaatatacaaaataatCGCAAACAATCTTCATTCTTCGATCTCCTTCAACACTTTAGTCAACATGGGCAAAACCTATGAACTCTGAACGTCCTTGACTTGTACTTTCTATATCGATTTCAGCAATTACTCAACAAACTGGACAGAGAAAGTGCTGAAAGGCGTTTCAATAAAATATCCAGGATTATTCAGTCATCGCAAGCCCATGCTGGCATGACGATGAATGAGAGAAAAGTTCATATGAGCCCTTCTTCGCGCCTTGCTAGACAAATTCATCACGTGATGAGGGATGTGATCAAGCCCAAGCTGTATGTATAAAAATTATCACAAAGACATGTATTATCTCGGGCTTTTgatcataaaaatatattcgTCGGTGCTTACCAAGCTCTATAGGCTATGTCATTTTAAGATCGATGTTCATAATAAATCTTACTAAAAATCAATTACGTATTACCTACAGTATATAGAGAGAGTCCTTTTCTCGCGAGATACACTGTATAGTACTGTGTAGGTTAGTTAGTAAACTTTGCCCGTATGTCTAGCGTAAAAGCTAGTCTaacttgaaaaatttaatctttttttataCAGGCATACAAACATTATGCTTGCTGCCCAAGCCGCAAGCAAGCTCACTTCCAAACTTGCCCGATCTGTTTACTTGGAACAAAAAGGACAACCGcagaaaataaagcaaaaagtGCTTAGCATTTGCGAACGTATTACAGCATTGGTAAGGCAGTTTCAGGATATGTCAAGAGAACTGGAATTCAGATTTCATTCCTTTAGGAAAGTGGTAAGAATGCATTTACTTAAAAACCGCATTcaatacatatttttaaacattactTGACGCTTGCAAGTGGTTTAATGAGTTTCCGTAACAAGACATACTAACTTACATTTTTGCTTACCTCATGAGTTCTCAGTTTCCTGATTGCAGGACGTCGCCAGCTTTATTGATgtatttttacaaatggcgATGAAGATAATGGAAGCTACTTACCGCTTTGTGAGGCTGGACGaagacattaaaaaacaaaacgacGTAAGTTTATCTAAAGTCCCAATGTCAAGTTCTGACCTTTCGAAAAACTCGATGCCTCGTAACAACATCGACAAACCCACTCATGACCTCACAAAGCTTGAAAATCTTATTACATCAGGTATAAGCTACAATAAAAACAGCAGTAggaaatttcaaacaaactgaaCTTTAGATTTAAAGCTTGTTAAAGATATATACGGTCACATTCATATTATAATATTgatattatttcttttattattataaaattattatgaTTATAAAATTTGATGCTCCATTAAGCCATGTTGTTACTACAGTGAACATTCCTGAATTGGAACCTTCCACACCATCCAGCAATACCTACAACAAACCAAGCATCACTCAAGGCAGTTACAGTGACAGCGAGTCAACTATCTCATGTAGTTGCAGTTGTGACTCCATGTCTTATACCAGGTAACCGCTAGTGCGTATGCTTGGCCTTAACATGAACGTTACAAAGATTTATACTTGGTGAAATAAACACAAGTTGATTTTCTTGCAGCTGTTCAACATGTATTCCGCGAAGAAACCAAACGGAAAATGTAAAGGGTAGAAACCCGTATATGTTTCCAGGCGGGGAATACACCGTTCCTGACATGCCGCCAACAAATTTGAATACCGTTGGAAATAACAGGCCGCCTACAAGGCCTGTAACCAAACGTGATTCTTCTAAAAGATATAAAGAGCAACCAAAGGAAAATACCTACATTGGTCCTATGAACTTACAACATGCTTCTACTGATAAGCGCCCTCCTGATGACACTCAAAATGAACAGTACATGTTCGCAAAGTATCTGCACGACTTGGTGCGCGATCAGAATGAAAGAGCGCTTGCTGCTGCTCCTGTTGCTTTATTACCAAGTGGGAAAGCACAGAAGAAAACACCAGAGAATCCGGTTACCGTGATAAAAAAGCCAAGAAGTAAAACGGATTCAACAAAAGTGGAAAGTAAGGAACGACCTAAAGATGGCAGAAAGAAAGGCAATGAAAGGCAAAGACACAAGCGGCCGAAATCAGATGGAAAACGCAAGAAAAAGTCACACAAACAGCCGGTCGATGACCCTTCGTTACCTACAAATACACAAAATATATCGAATCATTATCCAGTAGAGCCAGATCGTAGTGAGGAAAataaatctaaaaataaaCCTGACGATGAAGACAAACCAAGTGTTGCACCAAACGACGAACCTTACGATAAACCAGACGATACGCCAAAGCATAAACGTGAAAATAATGGACCACATGATTTACCAGAGAATGAAAATAATGATTCACAAAAGAATGCTCCACAAGACAAAGAAAATAATGTTCCAGATGATCAGCCGGATGGTGCAACAGGTGATACTTCAAAGGATAAAGCAGATGATACGCCTGACAATAAACCAGAAAACGCACCAGAAGATAAACCGAGATATGAGCCAGAAAGTAAACCGGATGTTACAACAGATAGTGCATTGAAGAATGAACCAAGTGACGAGCTTAAA contains the following coding sequences:
- the LOC143448889 gene encoding uncharacterized protein LOC143448889 isoform X1, whose translation is MLFVLWTCSFLFLFTSAGAQQCLQSYCIAALQEVNYRCNALSQQSRKYCQEFCGMCTASSTNGINPPAPNNEVPDFARPPPQSIQPQPPIVPNNPRPYQPEDPNNNIPKAPDLPMWSVILIVVFLLALFIGVICLYFHCKKKCKKKKMEKNRMLFQATQKSYAYPEQNGSVWGDSYVNGGYDAMEEGSGIFTLPGNSEANWTHNNLNNATIRPEIRAHPSKDVNIRKEKETLKRKAPAPPPPEETIYENFPPPEVDKKKNHTTRRAPPPPPPQESDDDDDLTTVISGSTTIDNIPAIMEDRQQKNEVADQLWPLPPQSAKLPKPPLTPPRPESKATAYATESDSAKSQSEKESTLAAQSDVTSSVCPPDIANSEANSEAGLVGILENWKEHLFAQKNELEDYYNRLTGYVESLVIQPADSVSNVGVDEDRVQSPEPLYTAVRKSRTLDHRQRLPSFPKAPESIRDEWECDPYDIQSQKKVVNDLKQKLVELENLLQNTRELSDEPDEELSNEDFEPSVFDPVIVNPKPVSRRTLPPNYIENVKPANATRTLPPKKYSRITILQLLNKLDRESAERRFNKISRIIQSSQAHAGMTMNERKVHMSPSSRLARQIHHVMRDVIKPKLHTNIMLAAQAASKLTSKLARSVYLEQKGQPQKIKQKVLSICERITALVRQFQDMSRELEFRFHSFRKVDVASFIDVFLQMAMKIMEATYRFVRLDEDIKKQNDVSLSKVPMSSSDLSKNSMPRNNIDKPTHDLTKLENLITSVNIPELEPSTPSSNTYNKPSITQGSYSDSESTISCSCSCDSMSYTSCSTCIPRRNQTENVKGRNPYMFPGGEYTVPDMPPTNLNTVGNNRPPTRPVTKRDSSKRYKEQPKENTYIGPMNLQHASTDKRPPDDTQNEQYMFAKYLHDLVRDQNERALAAAPVALLPSGKAQKKTPENPVTVIKKPRSKTDSTKVESKERPKDGRKKGNERQRHKRPKSDGKRKKKSHKQPVDDPSLPTNTQNISNHYPVEPDRSEENKSKNKPDDEDKPSVAPNDEPYDKPDDTPKHKRENNGPHDLPENENNDSQKNAPQDKENNVPDDQPDGATGDTSKDKADDTPDNKPENAPEDKPRYEPESKPDVTTDSALKNEPSDELKNTPEDDASEDTPADPEQLDKDCEPKDELDNIPSNNLCSTPENKPHKEPDDTPGGYPDHTLESEPNDIPQNKPDDLQNDEPHNEEDEPDDDPKGKPNSASEDESGDKPEDEPDDALEDEPDDAPADEPDDPPKNEPDEPPEDEPDDPPENEPDDAPDSQGDNAPKDEPDDAPKNEPDDAPEDEPDDTPENEPDDAPKDEPENEPDDVPKDEPENEPDDVPKDEPEDEPDVAPENKLDDASENEPDDASENEPDDASKDKPDVAPEDKPDHSPKEESDDVPEVEPDDAPENEPDDASKDKPDQSPKEESDDVPENEPDGTPEGQPDDEPEDKPDNAPKDERDDSPKDEPDDTPEDETDDTPENEPSDTPEGQPDDEPEDEPDNAPEGQPDDEPDDSPKFEPDDTPEDEPDDTPENEPSDTPEGQPDDEPEDKPDNAPEDEPDDTPEVQPDDEPEDEPNDAPEDKPDDAPKDEPDDSPKDEPDDTPEDETDDTPENEPSDTPEGQPDDEPEDEPDDSQKDEPDDTPKDEPDDTPEGQPDDEPEDEPDNEPKDEPDDTSEDEPDDAPEDEPGDAPENEPGDAPEDEPDDEPEDEPDDEPEDEPDDAPEHEPDDAPENEPGDTPEGQPDDEPENEPDNAPKDEPDDSPKDEPDDTSEDEPDDAPEDEPGDAPENKPGDTPEDEPNDAPEDKPDDAPKDEPDDSPKDEPDDKPENKPDDAPEDQPDDAPEDQPR
- the LOC143448889 gene encoding uncharacterized protein LOC143448889 isoform X2 — encoded protein: MLFVLWTCSFLFLFTSAGAQQCLQSYCIAALQEVNYRCNALSQQSRKYCQEFCGMCTASSTNGINPPAPNNEVPDFARPPPQSIQPQPPIVPNNPRPYQPEDPNNNIPKAPDLPMWSVILIVVFLLALFIGVICLYFHCKKKCKKKKMEKNRMLFQATQKSYAYPEQNGSVWGDSYVNGGYDAMEEGSGIFTLPGNSEANWTHNNLNNATIRPEIRAHPSKDVNIRKEKETLKRKAPAPPPPEETIYENFPPPEVDKKKNHTTRRAPPPPPPQESDDDDDLTTVISGSTTIDNIPAIMEDRQQKNEVADQLWPLPPQSAKLPKPPLTPPRPESKATAYATESDSAKSQSEKESTLAAQSDVTSSVCPPDIANSEANSEAGLVGILENWKEHLFAQKNELEDYYNRLTGYVESLVIQPADSVSNVGVDEDRVQSPEPLYTAVRKSRTLDHRQRLPSFPKAPESIRDEWECDPYDIQSQKKVVNDLKQKLVELENLLQNTRELSDEPDEELSNEDFEPSVFDPVIVNPKPVSRRTLPPNYIENVKPANATRTLPPKKYSRITILQLLNKLDRESAERRFNKISRIIQSSQAHAGMTMNERKVHMSPSSRLARQIHHVMRDVIKPKLHTNIMLAAQAASKLTSKLARSVYLEQKGQPQKIKQKVLSICERITALVRQFQDMSRELEFRFHSFRKVIMEATYRFVRLDEDIKKQNDVSLSKVPMSSSDLSKNSMPRNNIDKPTHDLTKLENLITSVNIPELEPSTPSSNTYNKPSITQGSYSDSESTISCSCSCDSMSYTSCSTCIPRRNQTENVKGRNPYMFPGGEYTVPDMPPTNLNTVGNNRPPTRPVTKRDSSKRYKEQPKENTYIGPMNLQHASTDKRPPDDTQNEQYMFAKYLHDLVRDQNERALAAAPVALLPSGKAQKKTPENPVTVIKKPRSKTDSTKVESKERPKDGRKKGNERQRHKRPKSDGKRKKKSHKQPVDDPSLPTNTQNISNHYPVEPDRSEENKSKNKPDDEDKPSVAPNDEPYDKPDDTPKHKRENNGPHDLPENENNDSQKNAPQDKENNVPDDQPDGATGDTSKDKADDTPDNKPENAPEDKPRYEPESKPDVTTDSALKNEPSDELKNTPEDDASEDTPADPEQLDKDCEPKDELDNIPSNNLCSTPENKPHKEPDDTPGGYPDHTLESEPNDIPQNKPDDLQNDEPHNEEDEPDDDPKGKPNSASEDESGDKPEDEPDDALEDEPDDAPADEPDDPPKNEPDEPPEDEPDDPPENEPDDAPDSQGDNAPKDEPDDAPKNEPDDAPEDEPDDTPENEPDDAPKDEPENEPDDVPKDEPENEPDDVPKDEPEDEPDVAPENKLDDASENEPDDASENEPDDASKDKPDVAPEDKPDHSPKEESDDVPEVEPDDAPENEPDDASKDKPDQSPKEESDDVPENEPDGTPEGQPDDEPEDKPDNAPKDERDDSPKDEPDDTPEDETDDTPENEPSDTPEGQPDDEPEDEPDNAPEGQPDDEPDDSPKFEPDDTPEDEPDDTPENEPSDTPEGQPDDEPEDKPDNAPEDEPDDTPEVQPDDEPEDEPNDAPEDKPDDAPKDEPDDSPKDEPDDTPEDETDDTPENEPSDTPEGQPDDEPEDEPDDSQKDEPDDTPKDEPDDTPEGQPDDEPEDEPDNEPKDEPDDTSEDEPDDAPEDEPGDAPENEPGDAPEDEPDDEPEDEPDDEPEDEPDDAPEHEPDDAPENEPGDTPEGQPDDEPENEPDNAPKDEPDDSPKDEPDDTSEDEPDDAPEDEPGDAPENKPGDTPEDEPNDAPEDKPDDAPKDEPDDSPKDEPDDKPENKPDDAPEDQPDDAPEDQPR